A genomic region of Aspergillus oryzae RIB40 DNA, chromosome 1 contains the following coding sequences:
- a CDS encoding alpha/beta hydrolase (arylacetamide deacetylase), which produces MRDGYQSNLHITKPGNSTGANPVVVLIFGGAFVMGTNIQSIIWARTVAALYGATVVQPSYRLAPEHKFPTAPNDIWDSVQWIAANESALDADLTKGFVIGGGSAGGNLSIVTAHRAVKEKLSPPITGVLASIPVCMSQETVPEKYKHLWVSRGQNGNAPGNPGLDSKSIGGYEALYQQDFLSEDFSPFCSIVPFSAIPRTYVQVAGLDILRDDGIVYAKVLEDNGVEVKLDAYPGMPHGHFNLWPHLKQSIKSQEDTVWHFGWLLGCQVPREKVEEIVAMTRI; this is translated from the coding sequence ATGCGTGATGGATACCAGAGCAATCTTCACATTACCAAGCCAGGCAACTCGACTGGGGCAAATCCCGTGGTCGTTCTTATATTCGGCGGAGCTTTTGTGATGGGCACAAACATACAATCGATTATCTGGGCCCGCACGGTCGCAGCTTTGTATGGTGCTACTGTGGTTCAACCCTCATATCGCCTAGCACCGGAGCACAAATTCCCGACAGCCCCGAATGACATATGGGACAGTGTGCAGTGGATCGCTGCCAACGAGTCGGCGCTTGATGCAGACCTAACGAAAGGATTTGTCATCGGCGGTGGATCAGCAGGCGGAAACCTTTCCATTGTCACAGCACATCGTGcagtgaaagagaagctGTCTCCGCCTATCACGGGTGTTTTGGCTAGTATCCCAGTATGTATGAGCCAGGAGACTGTGCCGGAGAAATACAAGCACCTTTGGGTATCTCGTGGGCAAAATGGAAATGCTCCTGGAAATCCCGGTCTGGATTCGAAGTCGATTGGAGGATATGAGGCTCTCTACCAGCAGGATTTCTTGTCCGAGGACTTTTCGCCCTTTTGCTCGATAGTACCATTCTCTGCCATCCCACGAACGTATGTTCAGGTCGCAGGgctggatattctccgcGATGACGGCATTGTGTATGCAAAGGTTCTGGAGGACAATGGCGTTGAGGTGAAGTTGGATGCTTATCCTGGCATGCCACACGGTCATTTTAATTTATGGCCACATTTGAAGCAGTCAATCAAGTCTCAAGAGGATACTGTCTGGCATTTTGGATGGCTTCTGGGTTGTCAGGTGCCCAGGGAAAAGGTGGAAGAAATTGTAGCTATGACTCGGATATGA
- a CDS encoding uncharacterized protein (predicted protein): protein MKPATDRPFEASRYAWRTDTDGLTASDPAAEARFENAKESYKKALQAFESADKKARNRYHKHEEDDAFGEWAMQYDPVWCSLKAEAQSQCAALCDAGWAAFGQAYLEKSEQGMSKVTQDARYAGFEPEIF from the exons ATGAAACCAGCAACCGACCGCCCATTCGAGGCTTCCAGGTACGCATGGCGGACCGACACAGATGGCCTCACCGCTTCCGACCCCGCCGCTGAGGCTCGTTTTGAAAACGCAAAAGAAAGTTACAAAAAAGCCCTCCAAGCGTTCGAATCAGCGGATAAGAAAGCCCGGAACCGTTATCACAaacatgaagaagacgatgctTTTGGAGAATGGGCAATGCAATAT GATCCTGTTTGGTGTTCCCTCAAGGCGGAGGCGCAATCACAGTGTGCAGCTTTGTGTGACGCCGGTTGGGCGGCCTTCGGACAAGCCTATCTGGAGAAAAGCGAACAGGGAATGTCGAAAGTGACTCAAGATGCACGCTATGCGGGTTTTGAGCCAGAGATCTTCTGA